The Streptomyces sp. NBC_00691 genome has a segment encoding these proteins:
- a CDS encoding L,D-transpeptidase: MEKRVMTDGKRRRRSLAAAAAVLSGVLVLSACSDEDKGAGASGSATPQSQAQVDEAAAQKTSKAKITISPKNGAQNASINKDAKVSVTEGKLTEVVMTSAEGEAVKGEIAADGLSWQPTGQLERATVYKIAATATDAEGLEAHENSSFTTVSKANSFIGNFTPEDGSTVGVGMPVSINFNKAITDKKAVQAGITVTSTSGQEVVGHWFDGTRLDFRPDDYWTEGSTVTLKLDLDGVEGADGVFGVQQKTVTFKIGRNQVSTVDVATKTMTVTQDGKTIKTIPVSAGSPDNPTYNGQMVISEKFKETRMNGATVGFTDDDGKGEYDIKDVPHAMRLSTSGTFIHGNYWGPDSIFGSANTSHGCVGLNDVKGAGDPNQQAAWLYDHSIVGDVVIVKHSKDKTIAPSNGLNGWNMSWADWKAGSAA, translated from the coding sequence GGAGCCTGGCCGCCGCGGCCGCCGTGCTCAGCGGTGTGCTGGTGCTTTCGGCGTGCAGCGACGAGGACAAGGGCGCGGGCGCCTCAGGTTCCGCGACGCCGCAGTCACAGGCTCAGGTCGACGAGGCGGCCGCGCAGAAGACCTCCAAGGCGAAGATCACCATCTCGCCGAAGAACGGTGCGCAGAACGCCTCGATCAACAAGGACGCCAAGGTCTCCGTCACCGAGGGCAAGCTCACCGAGGTCGTCATGACCTCCGCCGAGGGCGAGGCCGTCAAGGGTGAGATAGCCGCCGACGGCCTGAGCTGGCAGCCGACCGGCCAGCTCGAGCGCGCCACGGTCTACAAGATCGCCGCCACGGCCACGGACGCGGAGGGCCTGGAGGCGCACGAGAACTCCTCGTTCACCACGGTCTCCAAGGCCAACAGCTTCATCGGCAACTTCACGCCGGAGGACGGCTCGACCGTCGGCGTCGGCATGCCGGTCTCGATCAACTTCAACAAGGCCATCACCGACAAGAAGGCCGTCCAGGCCGGCATCACGGTCACCTCCACCAGCGGCCAGGAGGTCGTCGGACACTGGTTCGACGGCACCCGACTCGACTTCCGTCCGGACGACTACTGGACCGAGGGCTCGACCGTCACCCTCAAGCTCGACCTCGACGGCGTCGAGGGCGCCGACGGTGTCTTCGGCGTCCAGCAGAAGACCGTCACCTTCAAGATCGGCCGCAACCAGGTCTCCACCGTCGACGTCGCCACCAAGACCATGACGGTCACCCAGGACGGCAAGACGATCAAGACCATCCCCGTCTCCGCCGGCTCCCCGGACAACCCGACCTACAACGGTCAGATGGTGATCTCCGAGAAGTTCAAGGAGACCCGGATGAACGGCGCGACCGTCGGCTTCACCGACGACGACGGCAAGGGCGAGTACGACATCAAGGACGTGCCGCACGCCATGCGCCTGTCCACCTCGGGCACCTTCATCCACGGCAACTACTGGGGCCCCGACTCGATCTTCGGCTCGGCCAACACCAGCCACGGCTGCGTCGGCCTGAACGACGTCAAGGGCGCCGGCGACCCGAACCAGCAGGCCGCCTGGCTCTACGACCACTCGATCGTCGGCGACGTCGTGATCGTCAAGCACTCCAAGGACAAGACGATCGCCCCCAGCAACGGCCTCAACGGCTGGAACATGAGCTGGGCCGACTGGAAGGCCGGCTCCGCGGCCTGA